The following proteins come from a genomic window of Falco rusticolus isolate bFalRus1 chromosome 9, bFalRus1.pri, whole genome shotgun sequence:
- the BRD3OS gene encoding putative uncharacterized protein BRD3OS, which translates to MTDKVMNGRVPLPEKALSEGYARLRYRDTSLLIWQQQQQKLESAPPNTYLSRSRSMWYSQYGNEAILVRDKNKLDVSRDTGQSKFCAIM; encoded by the coding sequence ATGACTGACAAAGTAATGAACGGGAGGGTGCCCCTGCCCGAAAAAGCCTTGTCCGAGGGCTATGCACGGCTGCGGTACAGGGACACCTCTCTGCTcatctggcagcagcagcagcagaaactggaGTCGGCCCCCCCCAACACTTACCTGAGCCGGAGTCGGAGTATGTGGTACTCACAGTACGGCAACGAAGCCATCCTGGTGCGGGACAAAAACAAGCTGGATGTCTCCAGGGACACGGGACAGTCGAAGTTTTGCGCCATTATGTAA